A window of Devosia chinhatensis genomic DNA:
ATGCCGGCCGGGGCGTCAACCTGGTGCGCCGCGGCGATGGCTGGGCCTTCCGCACGGCAGAGGACCTCGCCTTCCTCCTGCGCCGCGAGGAACAGGAATCCCGGCCTCTGTCCCGGGCAGCGCTTGAGACCCTGTCGATCATCGCCTATCACCAGCCCTGCACACGTGCAGAAATCGAGGATGTGCGCGGCGTTGCCACAGGCAAGGGCACGCTGGATTTGCTTATGGAAGCCGGTTGGGTCCGCATGCGCGGCCGGCGCCGGAGCCCGGGTCGTCCGGTGACCTATGGTACGACCGAGGCTTTTCTCGACCATTTTGGGCTCGAAGCGCTGACCGACTTGCCGGGCCTTGATGAACTGAAAGGCGCGGGCCTGTTATCCGGTCAATTGCCGGCCGACATGCAGATCCCGCTGCCCTTCTCCGGCGCTCTCCGGGAGGATGAAGACCCCCTTCACCCCTCCGATCAGGGCGAAGACGAAGATGAGGACGGCCGATGAACGCAGCATTGAAGGCGAGCGAATCGCAGAACTGGGGACCCCGCGGCACCGCGGGTGTTTCCTTTGCCGCCTCGCTTGAATTTGACAGCGTCGAGGTCGAGTTGGGCGGGCGTCCGGTTCTTGATCGTTTTGAACTGACTTTGCGGCCTGGCGAGATCGTCTGCCTGCTGGGCGAATCGGGGTCTGGCAAATCCACCGCCCTGCGCGTTGCTGCAGGGATCCAGCCCATCCAGTCAGGCGCACTGCGCATCAATGGCGAACTGATGTCGGCCGCGGGGCTGACCACGCCGCCCAATCGGCGCGGTATTGGCCTCATGTTTCAGGACTACGCGCTTTTTCCCCATCTTTCGGTCCTGAAGAACGTGCTGTTCGGCCTGACCAATCTTGGCCGTGCCGCAGCGCTTGAGCAGGCGCGTGCGGCCCTCCGCCGGGTGGGTCTGGCGGGACGGGAAAACGACTACCCGCACCAATTGTCGGGGGGGCAGCAGCAACGCCTGGCCCTGGCCCGCAGCGTTGCGCCGCGGCCGGGTCTCCTGCTGCTCGATGAGCCGTTTTCGAGCCTTGATGCGCGCCTGCGCGAGACCGTGCGAGATGAAACTTTGGCCGTCCTGCGGGAAACCAATGCCACGAGCCTCATCGTCACCCACGATCCCGAAGAGGCCATGATAATGGGGGACCGTGTCGCTCTGCTCCGACAGGGCCGCATCGCCCAGATCGGCAGCGCTGCGGAAATCTACCGCCGGCCGGTCGACCTGGCCGCAGCCCGCTTTCTGTCTCCGCTGGGTGAGATCGAGACCGAAGTGCGATCTGGCGCGGCGTCGACGCCGTTCGGGGCAGTACCTGCGCCGGGCTTTGTCGATGGTGCCCCCGTCACGATAGCAATCAGGCCCGTCGGCGGCGCCGAGATACGGGTCGCGGGGCAGGGGACGCCGGGGCGTATTGTCGCGCGTCGCGAGGCTATCGGTGTCGATCTGTTCGAGGTCAAGGTCGAAGGGCTTGAGGCGCCCCTTGCCGTCCGCCAATCTGCCAATGCAGGCCTTGTCCCCGGAAAGGACGTCTTCGTTTCGCTGAATATGGAACACGTTCTTGTGTTTGGGCGCGATTAAACCTATTTCTCGGTCTATCTATAGCGCGTAAAGCGTATCTGGAATTGTAGGGAGACCATCATGCACGCGCCGTCTATTTGGGGCATTCTCGTTGTCGCCGTCGTCGTTATCCTGCTCTTCGGCCGCGGGAAGATTTCCGGTATGATGGGTGAAGTGGCATCCGGCATCAAAGCCTTCCAGAAAGGCATGAAGGACGACGACAAGCCGGCTGAGCGCATCCAGACCAGTGCTGAAGTCGAAGCGCGCGAAGTCGACAAGAGCAAGGACGCCTGATCGCGCGCCCTCTCGACCCTTCCTGCATAATTAAGGGTGGCGACGCCGCCCTGCGGAGACGAATGCGATGCTCGGCCTAAGCTGGACAGAGTTAATGGTGGTTGGCGTGGTTGCGCTGATCGTCATCGGTCCGAAAGACCTGCCGGTGGTGATGGGGCGCATCGGCAAGTTCGTGGGGCAGATCCAGCGCATGGGCCGCGAGTTTCAGCGCGAAATCAACAAGACCACCGGCCTAGATGAAGTGCGCAACCTGCGCAGCTCCATTACCGATCCCCTGCGCAAGACCGCCGACGAAATTCGTCGCGAATTCAACGCCATCGGCAAGGATGGTCAGCAATCCCCGACCGGCGCTCTCAAGCCGACCGATCCAAAGGTCGAGAGCGTGGCCGACGCTATCAAGGAACAGGCCGGCATGGCTCCCGCCAAGTCCAGCACCGAACTGGCGGGCGAATATGGCTTCAAGCCGACTGCCGCCAAGCCTGTTGCCGGCACACGCACAACGCCTCCGACCTTCGAGGACACTGCGGCCGCCAAGGCCGCCAAGGCATCCACGGATCTGTCGAGCCAGATCGCGGTGACGCCACCGACCACGCTCGAAGAGGCGGCGCCCGTCATGGTCCCGGTCGAGCCGGTCAAGGCCAAGCGGCCACGGGCGCCCCGCAAGACGGCATCGCCCCCACTCGAGGTGACGGGCGCAATCCCCGCCAAGCCTGCGCCAAAGCCGCGCAAGAAGGCTTCCGCCGGGCCCGCTGCCGCTGAAACGCCTGTCGAGCCAGCGCCGAAAAAGCCCCGCGCCCCCCGCAAAAAGCCCGCCGACACGGCCGGGGAGAGCTGATCCATGGCCGACGATACCAAGCAGATTGACGATAAGACCAAGGTCGAGGACGAGCTGGCCGGCAGCGAAGCCCCGCTGATGGAACACCTGATCGAGCTGCGCAAGCGGCTCATCAACAGCGCCATCGCCATCGTCGTGCTGATGATCTTCTGTTTCCTGTTCGCGGGGCAGATCTTCGATATCCTGCTCAATCCCTATCGCACGCTCTACCCCAATCCGGGCGACATGGAGCTGATCTATACCGCGCCGCAGGAATTCTTCTTCACTCAGCTGAACCTCGCCTTCTTCGGCGCGATTTTCCTCGGCTTTCCCTATCTGGCGACGCAAATCTATCGTTTCGTCGCGCCGGGCTTATATAAGCATGAGCGCCGTGCTCTCGTGCCCTATCTCGTAGCGACGCCGGTCTTCTTCCTCCTCGGCGCCGGTATGGTCTACTTCGTCGTCCTGCCTCTGGCCCTTGGCTTTTTCAGCGGCATGCAGACCGAGGAAATCAAGCTCCTGCCGCGCGTCTCGGAATATCTGGGCCTTGCCACCACCCTGATCCTGGCCTTCGGCATCTGCTTCCAGCTTCCGGTCGTGCTGACGCTCCTGGCGCAGATCGACCTGATCAATGTCGACCAGCTCAAGAAGGGTCGCCGCTACGCCATCGTGGGCATTCTCGCCGTGGCCGCCTTCGTGTCGCCGCCCGATCCGATCTCGCAGATCGGCCTTGCCATCCCGATGTATGCTCTCTACGAACTCGCCATCATCTCGGTGCGCATGGTGCAAAAGCGTCGCGAAGACGCCCTGGCCGCCCAACAGGCTGACCTCTCCAGCTCATCGTCCGAATAGCCGCGCTCCCTCCGGGCGCGATTAGCGTGCCCGGGCCATGCAGGCGCGTCCGGGACCTGTCCAGCCTGCATGTTCAAAGAGGCGGGCGCGCCCCGTAGCAACGATGTTCGATATCAAGTGGATCAGAGACAATCCTGACGCCTTCGACAAGGCCATGTCGCAGCGCAAGAACGTGTCCGTCCGCTCCTCCGATCTCATCGCCATCGACGAGCGCCGCCGTCAGATCATCGTGCGCCTCAATGAAGCGCAGGAAAAGCGCAATGCCCTGT
This region includes:
- a CDS encoding twin-arginine translocase TatA/TatE family subunit translates to MHAPSIWGILVVAVVVILLFGRGKISGMMGEVASGIKAFQKGMKDDDKPAERIQTSAEVEAREVDKSKDA
- a CDS encoding Sec-independent protein translocase subunit TatA/TatB, whose translation is MLGLSWTELMVVGVVALIVIGPKDLPVVMGRIGKFVGQIQRMGREFQREINKTTGLDEVRNLRSSITDPLRKTADEIRREFNAIGKDGQQSPTGALKPTDPKVESVADAIKEQAGMAPAKSSTELAGEYGFKPTAAKPVAGTRTTPPTFEDTAAAKAAKASTDLSSQIAVTPPTTLEEAAPVMVPVEPVKAKRPRAPRKTASPPLEVTGAIPAKPAPKPRKKASAGPAAAETPVEPAPKKPRAPRKKPADTAGES
- a CDS encoding ABC transporter ATP-binding protein yields the protein MNAALKASESQNWGPRGTAGVSFAASLEFDSVEVELGGRPVLDRFELTLRPGEIVCLLGESGSGKSTALRVAAGIQPIQSGALRINGELMSAAGLTTPPNRRGIGLMFQDYALFPHLSVLKNVLFGLTNLGRAAALEQARAALRRVGLAGRENDYPHQLSGGQQQRLALARSVAPRPGLLLLDEPFSSLDARLRETVRDETLAVLRETNATSLIVTHDPEEAMIMGDRVALLRQGRIAQIGSAAEIYRRPVDLAAARFLSPLGEIETEVRSGAASTPFGAVPAPGFVDGAPVTIAIRPVGGAEIRVAGQGTPGRIVARREAIGVDLFEVKVEGLEAPLAVRQSANAGLVPGKDVFVSLNMEHVLVFGRD
- the scpB gene encoding SMC-Scp complex subunit ScpB, which encodes MNQQSDDQTGEVFARHVRIVEALLFASANPLRQTDIAPYLGEGADVRAVLEQLRAQYAGRGVNLVRRGDGWAFRTAEDLAFLLRREEQESRPLSRAALETLSIIAYHQPCTRAEIEDVRGVATGKGTLDLLMEAGWVRMRGRRRSPGRPVTYGTTEAFLDHFGLEALTDLPGLDELKGAGLLSGQLPADMQIPLPFSGALREDEDPLHPSDQGEDEDEDGR
- the tatC gene encoding twin-arginine translocase subunit TatC; amino-acid sequence: MADDTKQIDDKTKVEDELAGSEAPLMEHLIELRKRLINSAIAIVVLMIFCFLFAGQIFDILLNPYRTLYPNPGDMELIYTAPQEFFFTQLNLAFFGAIFLGFPYLATQIYRFVAPGLYKHERRALVPYLVATPVFFLLGAGMVYFVVLPLALGFFSGMQTEEIKLLPRVSEYLGLATTLILAFGICFQLPVVLTLLAQIDLINVDQLKKGRRYAIVGILAVAAFVSPPDPISQIGLAIPMYALYELAIISVRMVQKRREDALAAQQADLSSSSSE